CACCGCCTAAACAAGTCCCGCTTGTGCATTTGCTGTTCCTCAAGCCCAAACACATCGGTGACGCGCTACTGCTCACGCCCACACTGATGGCAGTGAGGGAGCGTTACCCTGCCGCGATGATTTGGGTGCTGGTGCGGCGCGGCACGGAATCCATCCTGGCGGGGTGTCCGGCCATCGATCGCATCGTGACCACGGCGGCACCGGAGGCAAAAAGACGCGGGCTCTCGGCGCTGCGCGACGATGTCAAACTGGTGAGGGAGTTGCGGCGGCAACACTTTGATTATGCGTTCGAGTTTAGCGACAGCGACCGAGGGCGTTGGCTGGCGTGGTTGAGCGGGGCACGAGAACGCGTCGCCACCCGATTCTACGCGCGGATAAGCTGGATCGCGCGCCGGGCGATCACCCGTTTCTCAGACAGTGACTGGCTGCAAGGCCACCGGGTGGAGAAGGATTTTATGCTGGTGCACGAGACAATCCCGTTGGGATCGCCGGTGCCGCCTTTGACCTTCAGCCGGGAACGGAGGGCGGAGTGGTCCCCAGCCGCCGCGCTGGACGAGTTTGCGGTGCTGCATCCCGGGACGCGCTGGCAGCGCAAGCGGTGGCCGCTGGAACGATGGGTTGAGTTGGGACGGATGCTTCAGGCCCGGAACTTGAAGCTGGTGCTCAGCTCGGGGCCCGATGCGGAAGAGCGCGAGGGGGCGCGGCGCTTGCAACAGGAACTGGGTCCCAGTGTGTTGAACACGGATGGGCAGACCACTTGGGCGCAA
The sequence above is drawn from the Verrucomicrobiota bacterium genome and encodes:
- the rfaQ gene encoding putative lipopolysaccharide heptosyltransferase III — encoded protein: MHLLFLKPKHIGDALLLTPTLMAVRERYPAAMIWVLVRRGTESILAGCPAIDRIVTTAAPEAKRRGLSALRDDVKLVRELRRQHFDYAFEFSDSDRGRWLAWLSGARERVATRFYARISWIARRAITRFSDSDWLQGHRVEKDFMLVHETIPLGSPVPPLTFSRERRAEWSPAAALDEFAVLHPGTRWQRKRWPLERWVELGRMLQARNLKLVLSSGPDAEEREGARRLQQELGPSVLNTDGQTTWAQLAGLLGKARLFVGVDTAAMHLAAACQCPTVALFGPSVLHFWRPWRVVHRVVMSEGASEAQESTDFLSRVPSLSTDGVPTAKVYAACLEMLAPTRTETAIR